A portion of the Esox lucius isolate fEsoLuc1 chromosome 20, fEsoLuc1.pri, whole genome shotgun sequence genome contains these proteins:
- the si:dkeyp-97a10.2 gene encoding uncharacterized protein si:dkeyp-97a10.2, translating to MSHRWSVSLLLLLLWPSWYHCMTIHFQTLQPVYAFPAECLVLQIQINHDSTEKIAQIRWERETGNMKDPGNLGKVTLITFPGQAKGLDGRLSLDQQGTVLKLEGFGLMDSGVYIVTVTDQGGAETSAQCVVKEYEAVHHPSVRLNVSHSSLYCVEAWGTDLRFSWLHEQAAITDAVGHVSPDGKTLFVSSTPICGHFTCVVRNKLGHSSATYTAEPCKREGKGTTVAGLSLILLLVCGGALAFLLWRRYKRYSNRGQRLRDDFEDNTQIFSAHSPALRWTQNHT from the exons ATGAGTCACCGCTGGAGCGTCTCTCTGTTACTGCTGcttctgt GGCCATCTTGGTACCACTGCATGACGATCCACTTCCAGACCCTGCAGCCGGTCTACGCGTTTCCAGCTGAATGTTTAGTTCTCCAAATCCAGATTAATCACGATTCCACAGAAAAGATTGCCCAGATAAGATGGGAACGGGAGACCGGGAACATGAAAGACCCAGGAAATCTTGGGAAGGTGACGTTAATCACGTTCCCTGGTCAAGCCAAAGGCTTGGACGGGCGTCTCAGTCTGGATCAGCAGGGGACAGTGCTGAAGCTGGAGGGCTTTGGTCTGATGGACAGCGGGGTGTACATTGTGACTGTCACTGACCAGGGAGGAGCCGAGACCTCAGCGCAATGTGTTGTCAAGGAGTACG AGGCTGTTCATCACCCATCAGTCCGACTCAATGTGTCTCACTCATCCCTGTACTGTGTGGAGGCCTGGGGAACAGACCTCAGGTTCAGCTGGTTGCACGAGCAGGCAGCCATTACCGACGCCGTGGGACACGTATCGCCTGATGGGAAGACTTTGTTCGTTTCCTCCACCCCCATCTGTGGTCACTTCACCTGCGTTGTGAGAAACAAACTGGGCCACAGCTCTGCCACCTACACCGCCG AGCCATGTAAGAGGGAGGGCAAAGGGACAACCGTGGCAGGGCTCTCCCTCATCCTCCTGCTGGTCTGTGGAGGAGCCCTGGCTTTTCTCCTCTGGAG AAGATACAAGCGCTACAGCAACAGAGGACAGAGGCTTCGGGATGATTTTGAGGACAACACCCAAATTTTCTCGGCACACTCCCCTGCTCTGAGATGGACACAGAACCACACATGA